In Xenopus tropicalis strain Nigerian chromosome 5, UCB_Xtro_10.0, whole genome shotgun sequence, one genomic interval encodes:
- the LOC105947369 gene encoding mast cell carboxypeptidase A, with product MKIVILFVVIVASLAAPFIRRFDNEKALRVFPQNEEDVQFIKHLARVMQLNFWKPHSSSYVIPKAFVDFHANAEDSHIITGLLEEKGIKHRILFQNLQEAIENQLSKAGNPKDERFPSPRYRTWLEISTWAYRVSVKYPNLVSVVQAGNTYEGQTILVLKVGSQSAHKKGIVLECGVHAREWISPAFCQWFVNEAIRSYGKDKAMTKLLNSVTFHVVPVFNVDGYIWTWTHDRMWRKNRYQDANNKCVGVDLNRNFNASWGTGFSNDEPCSEIYAGSGPESENETKAVASYIRDNISSLKAYISFHAYGQMLMYPYGYKSEKPPNSKKLDKIAVSALKALSTLYGTSYTHGPIATTIYPVSGSSIDWAYDEGMKYSFAFELRDEGQYGFLLPENQIKKTCMETMLAVKAIAKSVVTRDI from the exons ATGAAAATCGTTATACTTTTTGTCGTTATCGTAGCATCTCTTGCTGCTCCCTTCATTCGCCGCTTTGACAA TGAAAAAGCATTACGTGTCTTTCCACAAAATGAAGAGGATGTTCAGTTCATCAAACATTTGGCCAGAGTTATGCAG CTTAATTTTTGGAAGCCTCATTCATCATCTTATGTGATCCCCAAAGCCTTTGTGGATTTTCATGCAAACGCTGAGGACTCTCACATTATCACTGGCCTTCTTGAGGAAAAAGGAATTAAACACAG AATTCTTTTTCAGAATTTACAAGAAGCTATTGAAAACCAACTAAGTAAAGCTGGTAATCCCAAGGATGAACGTTTTCCTAGCCCTAGATACCGAACATGGTTAGAG ATTTCAACCTGGGCTTATCGTGTTTCTGTCAAGTACCCAAATCTGGTATCTGTTGTGCAAGCTGGAAACACTTATGAAGGACAGACTATACTAGTTCTCAAG GTTGGAAGCCAAAGTGCTCATAAAAAAGGCATTGTCCTGGAATGTGGTGTTCACGCGCGAGAATGGATCTCTCCTGCTTTCTGCCAATGGTTTGTAAATGAG GCAATCAGAAGTTATGGAAAAGATAAAGCTATGACAAAGCTCTTGAATAGTGTGACTTTCCACGTTGTTCCTGTATTTAACGTTGACGGCTATATCTGGACATGGACTCAT GATCGTATGTGGAGAAAGAACCGTTACCAGGATGCTAATAATAAATGTGTTGGAGTGGATCTTAATAGGAACTTCAATGCTTCCTGGGGCA CTGGATTTTCTAATGATGAGCCATGTTCAGAAATCTATGCGGGGTCTGGCCCAGAGTCTGAAAACGAAACAAAAGCTGTGGCTTCTTACATTCGTGACAATATCTCATCTCTAAAAGCATATATCAGTTTCCATGCATATGGACAGATGCTTATGTATCCTTATGGGTATAAATCTGAAAAACCACCTAATAGTAAAAAACTG GACAAAATTGCTGTTTCTGCATTGAAGGCTTTATCCACCCTGTATGGCACTAGCTACACACATGGACCCATCGCTACTACAATTT ATCCAGTTTCTGGTTCTTCCATCGACTGGGCGTATGATGAAGGAATGAAATACTCCTTTGCGTTTGAGTTACGGGATGAAGGCCAATATGGCTTTCTGCTTCctgaaaaccaaataaaaaaaacttgtatgGAGACCATGCTGGCTGTGAAAGCAATTGCCAAATCTGTTGTCACCCGGGACATTTAG